The following proteins are co-located in the Legionella busanensis genome:
- a CDS encoding ZIP family metal transporter, producing MPIATSLKIIFGLAIVAVILLAGWYPFKKRSRYAEEHIDFPIGETLATGIFLGAGLLHMLPDANHLFNELGYDYPFAYIITGIVFLFFLWFEHLGKELYHHHAANHPAFAILAWAMLSIHSLMLGAALGLNASNSLIIMLFLAIITHKWAESFAISIQLNKSSLSMSKRLFFFLSFCLMTPIGIFIGWYFGRGVETHSLFDPILMAASAGTFLYLGTLHGLEKCVMVERCCNLRDFSFVIIGFLLMASVAIYV from the coding sequence ATGCCAATTGCGACTAGTTTAAAAATAATTTTCGGTTTAGCAATAGTCGCTGTTATTCTTTTAGCAGGATGGTACCCTTTTAAAAAAAGATCCCGTTATGCGGAAGAACATATTGATTTTCCTATTGGAGAAACATTAGCTACAGGTATTTTTTTAGGCGCGGGCTTATTACATATGCTTCCAGATGCCAATCATTTATTTAATGAATTAGGCTATGATTATCCCTTCGCTTATATTATTACCGGCATTGTTTTTTTATTCTTTTTATGGTTTGAGCATCTAGGAAAAGAGCTTTATCACCATCATGCAGCAAATCATCCCGCTTTTGCTATCCTTGCATGGGCTATGTTATCCATTCACTCTTTAATGCTAGGGGCAGCTCTTGGCTTAAATGCAAGTAACTCTTTAATTATCATGCTTTTTTTAGCGATCATTACCCATAAATGGGCTGAAAGCTTTGCTATCTCGATTCAATTAAATAAAAGTTCGCTTAGCATGTCTAAGCGTTTATTTTTCTTTTTAAGTTTTTGTTTAATGACCCCCATTGGCATTTTTATAGGATGGTATTTTGGGCGTGGCGTTGAAACCCATTCTTTATTTGATCCAATCTTAATGGCTGCCTCTGCCGGTACATTTCTTTATTTAGGAACGTTACATGGGTTGGAAAAGTGTGTCATGGTTGAACGCTGTTGTAATCTTCGAGATTTTAGTTTCGTCATAATTGGCTTTTTATTAATGGCTTCGGTTGCTATTTATGTCTAA
- a CDS encoding patatin-like phospholipase family protein, which translates to MTRAKKDNSKHHKEAISYINQPEKPLHEKQHYDRIACVFQGGGALGAYQVGAYRAIRERGYLPNYLTGVSIGAINSAIIAGNPPETQLDKLISFWETITPKLLIDAFFDFNMSEYTHHMHNHVGAMYSLLFGLEGFFKPRFIPPHALTQDSPDHLSYYDTSELRDTLERHIDFDRINQNKKITLCLGAVNITSGQMVFFNNQKCPITVDHVMASGALPPGFPAIKIGEDYYWDGGIYANTPLVTVLDALPQLDTLCFVVDCFSLQGRLPQTMDQIEERQKDIRYASHSRRLTNVYTVKQNLQAAIQYLGDKLTPEAKEDPEVQKILKLGHRKRLSIVHIIHHATPYSHSFKDYNFIEAVIKLRMDMGYQDASAVLDKPTWEQQSDKTLNCSIYGVRADYFDQH; encoded by the coding sequence ATGACTCGGGCAAAAAAAGATAACAGTAAGCATCATAAAGAAGCAATTAGTTATATTAATCAGCCAGAAAAACCATTGCATGAGAAACAGCATTACGATCGAATTGCTTGTGTTTTTCAAGGCGGAGGTGCATTAGGCGCTTATCAGGTGGGCGCTTATCGAGCTATTCGTGAGCGTGGTTACCTACCTAATTATTTAACCGGTGTCTCTATAGGTGCCATTAATTCTGCCATTATTGCTGGTAATCCTCCTGAAACACAGTTAGATAAATTAATTAGTTTCTGGGAAACTATAACGCCTAAGTTATTAATAGATGCTTTCTTTGATTTTAATATGTCTGAATATACGCATCATATGCATAATCATGTTGGGGCTATGTATTCTCTTTTATTTGGTTTGGAAGGCTTTTTTAAGCCACGTTTTATTCCACCCCATGCGTTAACCCAAGATTCACCTGATCATTTAAGTTACTATGACACCTCAGAATTACGCGATACCTTAGAAAGACATATAGACTTCGATAGAATTAATCAAAATAAAAAAATTACTTTATGCTTGGGTGCCGTAAATATTACTTCAGGACAAATGGTTTTTTTTAATAACCAAAAATGCCCAATTACAGTAGATCATGTAATGGCTAGTGGCGCATTACCGCCAGGATTTCCAGCAATAAAAATTGGTGAAGATTATTACTGGGATGGTGGAATCTATGCAAACACACCGCTTGTTACCGTATTAGATGCTCTACCACAGCTCGATACACTCTGTTTTGTTGTGGATTGTTTCAGTTTACAAGGCCGCCTGCCGCAAACGATGGATCAAATCGAAGAAAGACAAAAAGATATTCGTTATGCTAGTCATTCGCGAAGGTTAACCAATGTTTATACAGTTAAGCAGAATCTACAAGCAGCTATTCAATATTTAGGAGACAAACTAACACCAGAAGCGAAAGAGGATCCTGAAGTTCAAAAAATACTAAAATTAGGCCATCGTAAACGACTTAGTATTGTACATATTATTCATCATGCAACGCCTTATTCTCATTCTTTTAAAGATTATAATTTTATTGAAGCAGTAATTAAATTAAGAATGGATATGGGTTATCAAGATGCAAGTGCTGTTTTAGATAAACCGACATGGGAGCAGCAATCTGATAAAACACTGAATTGCTCTATTTACGGTGTTCGAGCAGATTACTTCGACCAACATTAA
- a CDS encoding Maf family protein, with product MSNFLIQKPLILASGSKIRKQLLKSLGLEFKVIPSNSDEALLKNQLAYSTPIELARALAADKALIVSRKYPDSYVIAADQICVMDNCYFDKPENHEVATSHLRQLRGKTHQQIAAFCIAKAGKLLFEGQDIALLSMKLISDQTIETYLQADKPYQSCGAYNYESRAKWLFTNVEGQDSTIQGLPLLPLVQALQSLKIATLY from the coding sequence ATGTCTAATTTTTTAATTCAAAAACCCCTAATTCTAGCCTCTGGCTCAAAAATTAGAAAACAGTTACTTAAATCGCTTGGCTTAGAATTTAAAGTTATTCCATCTAACAGTGATGAAGCTTTATTGAAAAACCAGTTAGCATATAGTACGCCTATAGAATTAGCACGTGCACTAGCTGCTGATAAGGCATTAATAGTTAGTAGAAAGTATCCAGATTCTTATGTGATCGCAGCTGATCAAATCTGCGTTATGGATAATTGTTATTTTGATAAACCAGAAAATCACGAAGTCGCTACTTCACATCTTCGTCAATTACGAGGTAAAACGCATCAACAAATTGCAGCGTTTTGCATTGCCAAAGCGGGAAAACTTCTTTTTGAAGGGCAAGACATCGCATTATTAAGTATGAAACTAATAAGTGATCAAACCATAGAAACCTATTTACAAGCAGATAAACCCTATCAAAGCTGTGGTGCGTATAACTATGAAAGTAGAGCTAAATGGCTATTTACTAACGTAGAGGGTCAAGATAGCACGATTCAAGGACTACCCCTTTTACCTCTTGTTCAAGCGTTACAATCATTAAAAATTGCTACCTTATATTAA
- a CDS encoding FAD/NAD(P)-binding protein — translation MTIQYFKWAVVGAGPAGIAAVGKLIDAGIEPEDILWVDPYFKVGDLGRLWSNVSSNTTVEKFNRFLYDSTAFNYHVIAEQFNLANLQKDKTCILKEVVEPLQWITKQLCNKVVCKLGTIKCMIMDNKKWILSTESDKFIASQVILATGSVPSTLDYSNVPTIPFDIAIDKQKLKKIIDLNFTYGVFGSSHSAIIIIRNLIDLGAKQVINFYRSPCRYAIDMGKWILFDNTGLKGETATWAKEYIDGALPSNLVRYNILAKDIHPYLATCDQVIYAIGFERRNSLTVNELHHFSYDPHIGIIAPGIFGLGIAYPELKADPFGITEYQVGLWKFMTYLNKVMPVWLEYYV, via the coding sequence ATGACCATTCAATATTTTAAATGGGCAGTAGTTGGTGCAGGCCCAGCTGGAATTGCAGCAGTAGGTAAATTAATTGATGCAGGCATTGAACCTGAAGATATTTTGTGGGTTGATCCTTATTTTAAAGTGGGCGATTTAGGCAGGCTTTGGTCCAATGTATCTAGTAATACAACGGTAGAGAAATTCAATCGCTTTCTCTACGATTCAACAGCTTTCAATTATCATGTTATTGCTGAGCAATTTAATTTAGCTAACCTACAGAAAGATAAAACCTGTATATTAAAAGAAGTTGTTGAACCACTACAATGGATTACTAAACAACTTTGCAATAAAGTTGTATGTAAATTGGGCACTATTAAATGCATGATAATGGATAATAAAAAGTGGATACTATCAACAGAGTCCGATAAATTTATAGCAAGTCAGGTTATTTTAGCAACGGGTTCAGTTCCATCAACACTTGATTATTCTAATGTACCTACTATTCCTTTTGACATTGCGATTGATAAACAAAAATTAAAAAAAATTATTGATTTAAACTTTACCTATGGCGTTTTTGGCTCATCACATTCAGCCATCATAATAATACGTAATTTAATAGACCTGGGTGCCAAACAAGTGATTAACTTTTATCGCTCACCTTGTCGTTACGCCATTGATATGGGCAAATGGATTTTATTTGATAATACAGGACTTAAGGGGGAAACAGCGACTTGGGCAAAGGAATATATTGATGGTGCTCTACCATCTAATTTAGTTCGCTATAATATACTTGCAAAAGATATACATCCCTATCTGGCTACATGCGATCAAGTTATTTATGCAATAGGCTTTGAACGTCGAAATTCTCTCACAGTTAACGAACTACACCATTTTTCCTATGATCCACATATTGGTATTATAGCGCCTGGCATTTTTGGTTTAGGTATTGCCTATCCGGAATTAAAAGCAGATCCTTTTGGGATAACAGAGTATCAAGTTGGATTATGGAAATTCATGACTTATTTAAATAAAGTAATGCCTGTGTGGCTTGAGTATTATGTTTAA
- a CDS encoding cation diffusion facilitator family transporter, with product MSERYQEAKRVTLIGAVINAFLGIIKLVGGLLYHSHALAADGMHSFADLITDVMVIFASKFGSQDADSSHPYGHQRIETAATLLLALLLILTGFGIAWDAVNELLAGVRNIPARITLFIALFSVLFNEILFHYTRHIGKKIQSPLITANAWHHRSDAASSLVVTIGIIGSFMGFSYLDAVAAIIVGLMIIKMGLAYGWNSVKELVDTAVEPEILKEISAVIEQIDGVQRIHQLRSRLMGGDILIDVHILVSPFISVSEGHYIAQHVHHLLMNQFKRINDVIVHVDPEDDEINCPSLHLPNRTLLEKTLLNSWKEQFPDIKYWTLHYLDGKMRIDLVHNYLDSDNKLTELSAFLEKNIKQQPFIKKICLLYEDKFIANH from the coding sequence ATGTCTGAGCGTTATCAAGAAGCGAAAAGAGTAACTTTAATTGGCGCAGTTATTAATGCATTCCTGGGAATAATTAAATTAGTAGGCGGATTGCTTTACCATTCACATGCATTAGCTGCCGATGGAATGCACTCTTTTGCTGATTTAATTACAGATGTCATGGTTATTTTTGCTTCTAAATTTGGCAGTCAAGACGCTGATAGTTCTCACCCTTATGGCCATCAACGTATTGAAACAGCAGCGACTCTCCTACTTGCTTTATTATTGATTCTTACAGGCTTTGGCATTGCTTGGGATGCGGTAAATGAACTGCTGGCAGGTGTGCGTAATATACCAGCTCGAATAACTTTATTCATCGCTTTATTTTCTGTGCTCTTTAATGAAATCTTATTTCATTATACCCGCCATATTGGCAAAAAAATTCAGTCGCCCCTTATTACAGCTAATGCTTGGCACCATCGTTCAGACGCTGCTTCCTCGCTGGTGGTTACTATAGGTATTATAGGTAGTTTTATGGGCTTTTCTTATCTAGATGCCGTAGCTGCTATTATTGTCGGTTTAATGATTATTAAAATGGGCCTAGCTTATGGGTGGAATAGTGTCAAAGAATTAGTTGATACAGCAGTAGAACCTGAAATTTTAAAGGAAATTAGCGCGGTCATTGAACAAATTGATGGCGTGCAGCGTATTCATCAACTACGCAGTCGACTAATGGGTGGCGATATTTTAATTGATGTTCATATTTTAGTTTCTCCTTTTATCTCCGTCTCTGAGGGCCACTATATTGCTCAACACGTTCATCATTTGTTAATGAATCAATTTAAACGTATTAATGATGTTATTGTTCATGTCGATCCCGAAGATGATGAAATTAATTGCCCATCTCTTCACCTTCCTAACCGTACTTTATTAGAAAAAACTTTATTAAATTCCTGGAAGGAACAATTTCCAGATATTAAGTATTGGACTCTACATTATCTTGACGGCAAAATGCGTATTGATTTGGTACACAATTATTTAGACTCAGATAATAAATTAACTGAATTATCAGCCTTCCTTGAAAAAAATATAAAACAGCAACCTTTTATAAAAAAGATTTGTTTACTTTATGAAGATAAATTTATTGCCAATCACTAA
- the radA gene encoding DNA repair protein RadA has product MKTKIRFICSQCACTFAQWAGHCTQCGAWNSIVEENVIKVEKSPRFSNYANQRSTITSLEDVTIDHEARMDCGLSELNRVLGGGLVEGSVVLIGGDPGIGKSTLLLQTLANLSEHNKILYVTGEESLQQVAMRAKRLQLPTAKLRLLAETQVETIINHAQKELPKVMVIDSIQTIFTEAISSAPGGVGQVRESAAQLVRFAKMTQTAVFLVGHVTKEGAIAGPRVLEHMVDSVLYFEGQSDNRFRVIRAIKNRFGAVNELGIFAMTDRGLKEVANPSAIFLSKQPDPTPGSAVMVTWEGSRPMLVEVQALVDEAHGQQPKRVTAGLEHNRLAILLAVLHRHGGIATFDQDVFINVVGGVKVTETGSDLALLAAVVSSLRNRVFDPETIIFGEIGLAGEIRPVQSGQERLREAAKHGFKRAIIPFANAPKAKHGLPLEIEAVKHLQEVLVKL; this is encoded by the coding sequence ATGAAGACTAAAATCCGATTTATTTGTAGCCAATGTGCTTGTACTTTTGCACAGTGGGCTGGCCATTGTACTCAGTGCGGTGCCTGGAATTCTATTGTTGAAGAAAATGTTATTAAAGTTGAAAAAAGTCCTCGCTTTAGTAACTACGCTAATCAACGCTCAACAATTACTTCTTTAGAAGATGTAACTATTGATCATGAAGCACGTATGGACTGCGGATTATCCGAACTAAATCGGGTTTTAGGTGGTGGCCTGGTAGAAGGATCAGTAGTCTTGATTGGGGGTGATCCGGGCATAGGAAAATCAACTCTGCTGCTACAAACATTAGCTAATCTTTCTGAGCATAACAAGATACTTTATGTAACAGGTGAAGAGTCGTTACAACAAGTTGCTATGCGTGCTAAGCGACTACAACTACCTACAGCTAAACTAAGGTTACTGGCTGAAACTCAAGTTGAAACTATTATTAATCATGCGCAAAAAGAGTTACCTAAAGTCATGGTTATTGATTCAATTCAAACTATTTTTACGGAGGCAATTAGTTCGGCCCCAGGTGGGGTAGGACAAGTGCGTGAATCAGCAGCACAATTAGTAAGGTTTGCTAAGATGACGCAAACAGCTGTTTTTTTAGTTGGCCATGTAACTAAGGAAGGCGCTATTGCTGGACCTCGTGTGCTAGAACATATGGTGGATAGTGTTTTATATTTTGAAGGTCAAAGTGACAATCGTTTTCGAGTGATTAGGGCAATAAAAAATCGTTTTGGCGCAGTTAATGAGTTAGGCATTTTTGCCATGACAGATAGAGGATTAAAAGAAGTTGCTAATCCTTCAGCCATTTTTCTATCTAAACAACCTGATCCTACCCCTGGAAGTGCAGTTATGGTTACGTGGGAAGGTTCAAGGCCTATGTTAGTTGAAGTACAAGCCTTAGTAGATGAAGCACATGGGCAACAACCAAAACGAGTAACTGCAGGTCTTGAGCACAATCGCTTAGCAATTTTGTTGGCTGTGTTACATAGACATGGTGGTATCGCTACTTTTGACCAAGATGTGTTTATCAATGTTGTAGGCGGCGTCAAAGTTACAGAGACGGGTAGCGATTTAGCGCTATTAGCCGCTGTCGTTTCAAGCTTACGTAATCGAGTTTTTGATCCTGAAACAATTATTTTTGGTGAAATAGGTTTAGCAGGCGAGATTCGTCCAGTGCAAAGTGGACAAGAACGATTACGAGAAGCCGCAAAACACGGTTTTAAAAGGGCGATTATTCCTTTTGCTAACGCGCCTAAAGCCAAACATGGACTTCCGCTTGAAATTGAAGCTGTGAAGCATTTGCAAGAAGTACTTGTTAAGTTATAA
- a CDS encoding exodeoxyribonuclease VII small subunit has product MAKAIQFEKSLLELDEIVKKLEQGDLTLEESLKYYEKGITLARKCQTDLTQAEQKIEILRLNSIDPTGLCND; this is encoded by the coding sequence ATGGCCAAAGCTATCCAGTTTGAAAAGTCACTTCTAGAACTTGATGAAATAGTGAAAAAGCTCGAGCAAGGTGATTTAACGTTAGAAGAATCGCTCAAATATTATGAAAAAGGGATTACCCTGGCGCGTAAATGTCAGACTGACCTAACTCAAGCTGAACAAAAGATAGAGATATTACGTTTAAATTCTATAGATCCTACCGGGCTATGTAATGATTAA